The following proteins are co-located in the Vibrio azureus genome:
- the proQ gene encoding RNA chaperone ProQ — protein MTEKLKNSKEVIAYIAECFPNCFTLEGEAKPLKIGIFQDLAERLNEDEKVSKTQLRAALRQYTSSWRYLHGVKAGATRVDLDGNPCGELEEEHVEHAKTTLAESKAKVQARRKEQAQKAREENKAKAKPAAKKPQQARRPNKPKTQKQQAKPVETRALNADEITIGNAINVNMGQGNMAATIVEVNKEDVRVQLANGLQMVVKAEHLRA, from the coding sequence ATGACTGAAAAGTTAAAAAACAGCAAAGAAGTGATTGCATATATTGCTGAATGTTTCCCTAACTGCTTTACTTTAGAAGGTGAAGCAAAGCCTCTGAAAATTGGCATCTTTCAAGATCTTGCGGAACGTCTAAATGAAGACGAAAAAGTGAGCAAGACCCAGCTTCGTGCAGCGTTAAGACAGTACACTTCATCATGGCGTTATTTACACGGCGTAAAAGCCGGCGCTACTCGTGTTGACCTGGATGGTAACCCTTGTGGTGAGTTAGAAGAAGAGCACGTTGAACATGCCAAAACGACTCTAGCTGAAAGTAAAGCAAAAGTTCAAGCACGTCGTAAAGAACAAGCTCAGAAAGCTCGTGAAGAGAACAAGGCGAAAGCGAAACCTGCGGCTAAAAAACCACAGCAAGCTCGTCGTCCTAATAAACCAAAGACACAAAAACAACAAGCTAAACCTGTTGAAACACGTGCGTTAAATGCTGATGAAATTACAATCGGTAACGCAATCAATGTGAATATGGGTCAAGGAAACATGGCAGCGACCATTGTTGAAGTCAATAAGGAAGATGTACGTGTTCAACTTGCTAACGGCCTTCAAATGGTTGTGAAAGCGGAGCACCTACGCGCATAA
- a CDS encoding GAF domain-containing protein, with protein MNIEQYQRLTKQACALIESEPDFIANLANLSSLLFLELESLNWAGFYLKKGNELVLGPFQGKPACVRIPIGKGVCGVAAERKTIQRVYDVHQFEGHIACDAASQSEIVIPFFIGGELAGVLDIDSPNIGRFNEIDEQGLAFFTAEVEKLLNSHANKA; from the coding sequence ATGAATATAGAACAGTATCAAAGACTAACGAAGCAAGCATGCGCCTTAATTGAATCAGAACCGGATTTTATTGCTAATCTAGCCAACCTCAGCTCATTATTGTTTCTTGAATTGGAGTCATTGAACTGGGCGGGTTTCTACTTAAAAAAAGGCAATGAGCTTGTCTTAGGGCCTTTCCAAGGAAAACCTGCATGTGTTCGTATACCCATTGGTAAGGGTGTATGTGGCGTAGCTGCAGAACGAAAAACGATCCAAAGAGTGTACGATGTTCATCAATTTGAAGGTCATATAGCTTGTGATGCTGCAAGCCAATCAGAAATCGTTATCCCATTTTTTATCGGAGGAGAATTGGCCGGCGTACTTGATATTGATAGCCCTAATATTGGCCGATTTAATGAAATTGATGAACAAGGGTTAGCATTTTTTACCGCTGAAGTAGAAAAGCTGCTTAATTCGCACGCTAATAAAGCATAA